From a single Apostichopus japonicus isolate 1M-3 chromosome 12, ASM3797524v1, whole genome shotgun sequence genomic region:
- the LOC139977586 gene encoding uncharacterized protein isoform X1, which translates to MSTLKTYLHERTVLWEIMKTEKTDDVIGWYDKNSELYEKYVPNAGFRYHGDLAETVVEYVSNKRAVILDLGAGSGIIGKLLFDRGFLTIDALDASQKMLDIAIRKRVYRNTLLATIGTEKIKGLTEGSYDAVVAGGVFSVGTVQYNSIPMLMNYVKKGGYIIFNVAEESMSEIQALSARQFQILSSQWEEAKLCRCVEERESYHINDEPAKIIVLQKM; encoded by the exons ATGTCGACTTTGAAGACCTATCTACATGAGCGAACTGTTTTGTGGGAAATTATGAAGACTGAAAAGACTGATGATGTTATTGGCTGGTACGACAAGAACTCGGAATTATATGAGAAG TACGTTCCAAATGCAGGATTTCGATACCACGGAGACTTAGCGGAAACGGTTGTTGAATACGTTTCAAACAAACGTGCTGTAATTCTGGACCTAGGCGCTGGATCTGGCATTATAGGCAAATTG CTTTTTGATCGAGGTTTCCTAACAATTGATGCCTTAGATGCTTCACAGAAGATGCTTGATATTGCCATAAGGAAAAGAGTTTACCGTAACACACTCTTGGCTACTATAGGAACAGAAAAAATCAAAGGACTTACTGAAG GTTCCTATGACGCTGTAGTAGCTGGCGGCGTTTTTTCTGTCGGTACGGTGCAATATAACTCCATACCAATGCTCATGAATTATGTTAAGAAGG GTGGATACATCATTTTTAATGTTGCTGAGGAATCCATGAGTGAAATCCAAGCTCTAAGCGCCCGTCAATTTCAGATCCTGTCGTCACAATGGGAGGAAGCTAAGTTGTGCAGATGTGTAGAAGAGAGAGAATCATACCACATCAATGATGAGCCAGCCAAGATAATCGTTTTGCAGAAGATGTAA
- the LOC139977586 gene encoding uncharacterized protein isoform X2 has protein sequence MSTLKTYLHERTVLWEIMKTEKTDDVIGWYDKNSELYEKLFDRGFLTIDALDASQKMLDIAIRKRVYRNTLLATIGTEKIKGLTEGSYDAVVAGGVFSVGTVQYNSIPMLMNYVKKGGYIIFNVAEESMSEIQALSARQFQILSSQWEEAKLCRCVEERESYHINDEPAKIIVLQKM, from the exons ATGTCGACTTTGAAGACCTATCTACATGAGCGAACTGTTTTGTGGGAAATTATGAAGACTGAAAAGACTGATGATGTTATTGGCTGGTACGACAAGAACTCGGAATTATATGAGAAG CTTTTTGATCGAGGTTTCCTAACAATTGATGCCTTAGATGCTTCACAGAAGATGCTTGATATTGCCATAAGGAAAAGAGTTTACCGTAACACACTCTTGGCTACTATAGGAACAGAAAAAATCAAAGGACTTACTGAAG GTTCCTATGACGCTGTAGTAGCTGGCGGCGTTTTTTCTGTCGGTACGGTGCAATATAACTCCATACCAATGCTCATGAATTATGTTAAGAAGG GTGGATACATCATTTTTAATGTTGCTGAGGAATCCATGAGTGAAATCCAAGCTCTAAGCGCCCGTCAATTTCAGATCCTGTCGTCACAATGGGAGGAAGCTAAGTTGTGCAGATGTGTAGAAGAGAGAGAATCATACCACATCAATGATGAGCCAGCCAAGATAATCGTTTTGCAGAAGATGTAA